Proteins co-encoded in one Methylobacterium sp. WL1 genomic window:
- a CDS encoding autoinducer binding domain-containing protein yields the protein MSRKSLDHTLKLLKELDRAGSVPEVVSTVHRQLAGFGIDAIIAGLLPTSSALTSFNRQFLVMESVPDEWRQRYLHRRYAAHDPIVVQTLHRQTGFGWRDPALPSPTSETAVQIMNEAAEFGLRDGYTVPLTTVEGEIGGMSFAGRRLEIAPEHRGMLTLVASYAFGHGLLVRGQPIEQSAGLSPRERETLQWTAEGKTDWEIGEIMGISEHGVDSHLRGVRTKLRTRNRAQSVAEGFRLGLIV from the coding sequence GTGAGCCGAAAATCACTCGATCACACGCTCAAGTTGCTTAAAGAGCTTGACCGAGCCGGCAGCGTTCCCGAGGTGGTTTCAACGGTACACCGCCAACTCGCGGGTTTTGGGATCGACGCGATCATCGCCGGGCTTCTCCCTACATCGTCCGCCTTAACCAGCTTCAATCGGCAGTTCCTGGTGATGGAAAGCGTTCCCGACGAGTGGCGGCAACGGTACCTGCATCGGCGCTACGCCGCACACGATCCGATCGTCGTGCAAACCCTGCACAGGCAGACGGGATTTGGCTGGCGCGACCCCGCACTTCCGTCGCCGACGTCGGAGACCGCTGTTCAAATTATGAACGAGGCGGCCGAGTTCGGCCTTCGCGACGGCTACACGGTCCCCCTGACGACCGTCGAGGGTGAGATCGGCGGGATGAGCTTTGCCGGCCGCCGGCTCGAGATAGCCCCCGAGCATCGCGGAATGCTGACGCTTGTCGCCAGCTACGCCTTCGGTCACGGCCTACTTGTGCGCGGCCAGCCAATCGAACAATCCGCTGGCCTTTCACCGCGCGAGCGTGAGACCCTTCAGTGGACCGCTGAGGGCAAAACCGACTGGGAAATCGGCGAGATCATGGGCATCTCGGAACACGGGGTCGACTCACACCTGCGCGGGGTGCGCACGAAACTTCGAACACGCAATCGGGCTCAGTCTGTGGCCGAGGGTTTCCGGCTCGGTTTGATCGTCTAG
- a CDS encoding acyl-homoserine-lactone synthase, translating into MIKVITAANIDHNRELMEQAWRLRHRIFVEEMGWAAIARDDEREIDEFDDEHAVHLLAVDDDEVVGYSRLLPTLRPYVLSTHLPQLCEGVPPASPHIVEWSRIGVAGPARTSGRRLNPTALAILTGIVEWGLPRGLKGFVSEMPTSWLLRLLQLHIHALPLGLPQTIDDVEIVAVNAGFDGRSLRQLQKMRGSTDSVLAPESRVAARLAS; encoded by the coding sequence ATGATTAAAGTCATCACTGCCGCGAATATCGATCATAACCGAGAGCTAATGGAGCAAGCGTGGCGCCTGCGGCATAGAATTTTCGTGGAGGAGATGGGCTGGGCGGCAATCGCGCGCGATGACGAGCGTGAGATCGACGAGTTCGACGATGAACATGCCGTCCATCTTCTCGCAGTCGACGACGATGAGGTTGTGGGATACTCCAGGCTCCTCCCAACTTTACGCCCCTACGTTCTGTCCACGCATTTGCCGCAGCTTTGCGAAGGCGTGCCACCCGCCTCGCCGCATATCGTCGAGTGGAGTCGGATCGGCGTCGCCGGCCCCGCCCGCACCTCGGGCCGTCGGCTCAATCCAACCGCTCTGGCCATTCTCACGGGCATCGTCGAGTGGGGGCTGCCTCGTGGCCTGAAAGGCTTCGTCTCCGAGATGCCAACGAGTTGGCTTCTACGGCTGCTTCAGCTGCACATCCATGCCCTGCCCCTTGGGCTTCCGCAGACGATCGATGACGTCGAGATCGTCGCGGTCAATGCCGGCTTCGACGGCCGCAGCCTCCGACAACTCCAGAAGATGCGCGGGAGCACGGATTCGGTCTTGGCGCCGGAGAGCCGGGTCGCCGCCCGGTTGGCAAGCTGA
- a CDS encoding MucR family transcriptional regulator, which produces MLSPTAEGHARKNPMPKMSSQESLPHSCLELAAEITAAYVTNNHIAATDLPGLFESIHWALCNLEQPSDELRSAIATTEVPSPAQIRRSVQHDHIMSFIDGRLYRTLKRHLTAHGLTPETYRARYRLPNDYPTVAPSYAEQRSAIAKAIGLGVPGAQSVRRPQQAAE; this is translated from the coding sequence ATGCTTTCGCCGACAGCAGAAGGCCATGCAAGGAAAAATCCAATGCCCAAAATGTCTTCTCAAGAATCACTGCCACACTCATGCCTTGAGCTGGCAGCTGAGATCACGGCCGCCTATGTCACCAACAATCACATCGCGGCGACCGATCTGCCAGGTTTGTTCGAGTCCATTCACTGGGCACTTTGCAACCTGGAGCAGCCATCCGACGAACTCCGTTCAGCCATCGCAACCACTGAAGTCCCGAGTCCTGCACAGATCCGCAGGTCGGTCCAGCATGACCACATCATGAGCTTTATCGACGGACGTTTGTACAGAACCCTAAAGCGACATCTCACCGCCCACGGCCTTACGCCTGAGACGTACCGTGCCCGCTACCGCCTGCCCAACGACTACCCGACTGTGGCCCCCAGCTACGCCGAGCAACGCTCGGCGATCGCGAAGGCGATCGGTCTTGGGGTACCGGGGGCACAGAGTGTTCGGCGCCCGCAACAGGCCGCCGAGTGA
- the msrA gene encoding peptide-methionine (S)-S-oxide reductase MsrA, whose product MGSERAVLAGGCFWGMQDLIRRQEGVLSTRVGYTGGDVPNATYRNHGTHAEAIEIVYDPTRTSFRRVLEFFFQIHDPTTPNRQGNDRGLSYRSAIYYTDDDQRRVAEDTIADVDASGLWPGKVVTEVAPAEDFWEAEPEHQDYLERRPDGYTCHFVRPNWALPVRSAAAQNS is encoded by the coding sequence ATGGGTAGCGAGAGAGCGGTGCTGGCAGGCGGATGCTTCTGGGGTATGCAAGACCTGATCCGGCGTCAGGAAGGCGTGCTGTCGACCCGGGTCGGCTACACCGGCGGCGACGTGCCGAACGCCACTTACCGCAACCACGGCACCCACGCTGAGGCCATCGAAATCGTCTACGACCCGACACGGACGAGCTTCCGGCGCGTGCTGGAGTTCTTTTTCCAGATCCACGACCCCACCACCCCGAACCGCCAAGGCAACGATCGCGGCCTGAGCTACCGTTCGGCGATCTACTACACCGACGACGACCAGCGTCGGGTGGCGGAGGACACCATCGCCGACGTCGACGCGTCCGGCCTGTGGCCCGGGAAGGTCGTGACCGAGGTGGCGCCCGCCGAAGACTTCTGGGAGGCCGAGCCCGAACACCAGGATTACCTGGAGCGGCGGCCCGATGGGTACACCTGCCACTTCGTCAGACCGAACTGGGCCCTTCCCGTACGGTCCGCGGCCGCGCAGAATTCCTGA
- a CDS encoding IS3 family transposase, with protein MSTPIRLRPGSSASRRGCRGVRSRGQAGGGTSDRREDAARQDRRTDADQRFFVRRARQGRSSERKAMIDRGHDLPVVQQAKALGISRGSVYYLPRPVSDDDLAVMRRMDELHLELPFAGSRMLRDLLNKEGIAIGRCHVATLMKRLRIEALYRKSNTSKPTPGHKIYPYLLRGLTIDRPNQVWAMDITYVPMARGFVYLAAVIDWFSRRVLSWRLSITMEADFCVEVLEEALARHGKPEIFNSDQGSQFTSHAFTSVLREAGIAISMDGRGAWRDNVFVERLWRSVKYEEIYLRAYDTVSTARASIGRYLAFYNERRPHSSLDRRTPDQAYFDRLPHPAAA; from the coding sequence ATGTCCACCCCAATCAGATTACGACCTGGAAGCTCAGCTTCTCGACGGGGCTGCCGGGGTGTTCGGAGCCGCGGCCAGGCCGGAGGCGGCACCAGCGATCGACGTGAAGACGCTGCACGCCAAGATCGGCGAACTGACGCTGACCAACGATTTTTTGTCCGGCGCGCTCGGCAAGGCCGGTCTTCTGAGCGCAAAGCGATGATCGATCGTGGGCACGACCTACCTGTCGTCCAGCAGGCCAAGGCACTCGGGATCAGCCGGGGCAGCGTCTACTACCTACCGCGCCCGGTCTCAGACGATGATCTCGCCGTGATGCGACGCATGGACGAACTGCATCTCGAACTCCCCTTCGCAGGCAGCCGGATGCTGCGGGATCTCCTCAACAAAGAGGGCATCGCGATCGGGCGTTGCCATGTCGCGACGCTGATGAAGCGCCTGCGCATCGAGGCGCTCTACCGCAAGTCAAACACCTCGAAACCGACGCCTGGGCACAAGATCTACCCGTATCTGCTGCGTGGCCTGACGATCGACCGGCCCAATCAGGTCTGGGCCATGGATATCACCTACGTGCCCATGGCGCGCGGCTTCGTCTACCTCGCCGCCGTGATCGATTGGTTCAGCCGCCGGGTTCTGTCCTGGCGGCTATCGATCACCATGGAGGCTGACTTCTGCGTCGAGGTTCTGGAGGAAGCGCTCGCCCGGCACGGTAAGCCGGAGATCTTCAACAGCGACCAGGGTTCGCAGTTCACCAGCCACGCCTTCACCAGCGTGCTGCGGGAGGCGGGGATCGCTATCAGCATGGACGGCCGAGGCGCGTGGCGGGACAACGTTTTCGTCGAACGGCTGTGGCGGTCGGTCAAATACGAGGAGATCTACCTGCGGGCCTACGACACTGTCAGCACGGCGCGCGCCTCAATCGGCCGGTACCTCGCCTTCTACAATGAGCGCAGGCCTCATTCGAGCCTTGACCGGCGGACCCCCGACCAAGCTTACTTCGACCGGCTGCCGCATCCCGCGGCGGCCTGA
- a CDS encoding RluA family pseudouridine synthase: MNANDEERVGTVAEGGIRLDRALVALFPDLSRARLQDLVRTGCVRRDGTQVRDPSAKVAVGAQISLDVPPAADAQPAAEAVNLVIAYEDDDLVVIDKPAGLVVHPAPGHESGTLVNALLGHCGASLSGIGGVRRPGIVHRLDKDTSGLIVVAKNDAAHQGLTAQFADHGRTGPLERAYAALVWGVPHPRAGTIQASLARSRHNREKIAVVSEEAGRHAVTHYAVAETYPEVALVRCRLETGRTHQIRVHLAHRGHPLLGDPVYGGAFRTKAARLSPDARDALATLGRQALHAELLGFRHPRTGETLRFESPIPPDIAALVNALAKA; encoded by the coding sequence GTGAACGCAAACGACGAAGAGCGGGTCGGGACCGTGGCCGAGGGGGGGATCCGGCTCGACCGGGCGCTGGTGGCGCTGTTTCCGGATCTGTCGCGGGCGCGGCTCCAGGATCTCGTGCGCACGGGCTGCGTGCGCCGGGATGGCACGCAGGTGCGCGACCCATCTGCGAAGGTCGCCGTCGGAGCACAGATCAGCCTGGACGTGCCACCGGCCGCGGATGCCCAACCCGCGGCCGAGGCCGTGAACCTGGTGATCGCCTACGAGGACGACGACCTCGTCGTGATCGACAAGCCGGCCGGGCTGGTGGTGCATCCGGCGCCGGGTCACGAGAGCGGAACCCTGGTCAACGCGTTGCTCGGCCATTGCGGCGCGAGCCTGTCGGGGATCGGCGGCGTGCGCCGGCCCGGCATCGTCCATCGCCTCGACAAGGACACGAGCGGCCTGATCGTGGTCGCGAAAAACGATGCAGCCCATCAGGGACTGACGGCGCAGTTCGCGGACCATGGCCGGACGGGGCCGTTGGAGCGGGCCTACGCGGCTTTGGTCTGGGGCGTGCCGCATCCGCGAGCGGGAACGATCCAGGCGAGCCTGGCCCGGTCGCGCCACAACCGCGAGAAGATCGCCGTGGTCTCCGAGGAGGCCGGGCGGCACGCCGTCACGCATTACGCGGTCGCCGAGACCTACCCGGAGGTCGCCCTCGTGCGCTGCCGCCTCGAGACGGGCCGAACGCACCAGATCCGCGTCCACCTCGCCCATCGCGGCCACCCGCTTCTGGGCGATCCGGTCTATGGCGGCGCGTTCCGCACCAAGGCGGCCCGGCTGTCGCCGGATGCACGCGACGCGCTCGCCACGCTGGGACGTCAGGCGCTGCACGCGGAACTGCTGGGCTTCAGGCATCCGCGCACCGGCGAGACCCTCAGGTTCGAAAGCCCGATCCCGCCCGATATCGCCGCGCTGGTGAACGCCCTGGCGAAAGCTTGA
- the rpoH gene encoding RNA polymerase sigma factor RpoH: MAGTLPVLANEGGLSRYLDEIRKFPMLEPTEEFTLAKSWRDAGDREAAHRLVTSHLRLVAKIAMGYRGYGLPIGEVVSEGNVGLMQAVKRFDPDKGFRLATYAMWWIKAAIQEYILRSWSLVKMGTTANQKKLFFNLRKAKGKISALDEGDLRPDQVKQIATRLGVPEQDVIDMNRRLSGDTSLNAPLREEGEGEWQDWLVDNAPSQETVLAREQEGQNRLSALRDALGVLNPRERRIFEARRLADDPITLEDLSGEFGVSRERVRQIEVRAFEKVQEAVKRNIANRELPRTGIEAH; the protein is encoded by the coding sequence ATGGCCGGTACGCTGCCCGTGCTCGCCAATGAAGGTGGCCTCTCGCGCTACCTCGACGAGATCCGCAAGTTCCCTATGCTGGAGCCGACGGAAGAATTTACGCTGGCCAAGAGTTGGCGGGATGCCGGCGACCGTGAGGCCGCACATCGGCTGGTAACCTCGCACCTGCGTCTCGTGGCCAAGATCGCCATGGGCTATCGCGGCTATGGCCTGCCGATTGGCGAGGTCGTGTCCGAGGGCAATGTCGGCCTCATGCAGGCGGTCAAGCGCTTCGATCCCGACAAGGGTTTCCGGCTTGCGACCTACGCCATGTGGTGGATCAAGGCGGCGATCCAGGAATACATCCTGCGCTCCTGGTCGCTCGTGAAGATGGGGACCACCGCCAACCAGAAGAAGCTGTTCTTCAACCTCCGCAAGGCGAAGGGGAAGATCTCGGCGCTGGACGAGGGCGACCTGCGGCCGGATCAGGTCAAGCAGATCGCGACTCGCCTGGGCGTGCCCGAGCAGGACGTGATCGACATGAACCGGCGCCTGTCCGGTGACACGTCGCTCAACGCTCCCCTGCGCGAGGAAGGCGAAGGTGAGTGGCAGGACTGGCTGGTCGACAACGCCCCGAGCCAGGAGACGGTGCTGGCCCGTGAACAGGAGGGGCAGAACCGCCTATCGGCCCTGCGCGACGCCCTCGGCGTGCTGAACCCGCGGGAGCGGCGGATCTTCGAGGCCCGGCGCCTCGCGGACGATCCGATCACGCTGGAAGACCTATCCGGCGAGTTCGGCGTCTCACGTGAGCGTGTGCGCCAGATCGAGGTTCGGGCGTTCGAGAAGGTGCAGGAGGCGGTGAAGCGCAACATCGCCAACCGCGAATTGCCGCGCACCGGCATCGAGGCTCACTGA
- a CDS encoding adenylosuccinate synthase, which produces MANVVVVGAQWGDEGKGKIVDWLSEQADIVVRFQGGHNAGHTLVIDGVTYKLALLPSGVVRGGKLSVIGNGVVVDPWHLVDEIERIKAQGVEVSPASLRIADNATLILPLHRELDHFRETANAGLKIGTTKRGIGPAYEDKVGRRAIRVVDLADIDALPAKIERVLTHHNALRRGLGIEEVNAEALLAELTAIAPKILPFADTVWSLLDDQRRAGKRILFEGAQGALLDVDHGTYPFVTSSNIVAAQAATGSGLGPGAIGYVLGIAKAYTTRVGEGPFPTELHDEIGETIGARGREFGVNTGRKRRCGWFDAVLVRQTVRTSGIHGIALTKLDILDGFDEIRVCTSYKLDGQTIDHLPASQAAQARVEPVYETIPGWSETTAGARSWADLPAQAIKYVRRIEELIGAPVALLSTSPERDDTILMQNPFED; this is translated from the coding sequence ATGGCCAACGTCGTCGTTGTAGGCGCCCAGTGGGGTGACGAGGGCAAGGGCAAGATCGTCGACTGGCTCTCCGAGCAAGCCGACATCGTCGTCCGGTTCCAGGGCGGCCACAACGCCGGCCACACGCTCGTCATCGACGGGGTGACGTACAAGCTGGCGCTCCTGCCATCCGGGGTCGTGCGCGGCGGCAAGCTCTCGGTGATCGGCAACGGGGTCGTGGTCGATCCCTGGCACCTCGTGGACGAAATCGAGCGCATCAAGGCGCAGGGCGTCGAGGTTTCGCCTGCTTCGCTGCGGATTGCCGACAACGCCACGCTGATCCTGCCGCTCCACCGCGAACTTGATCATTTCCGTGAGACTGCCAACGCCGGCCTGAAGATCGGAACCACGAAGCGCGGCATCGGGCCCGCTTACGAGGACAAGGTCGGCCGCCGCGCGATCCGGGTGGTCGATCTGGCCGATATCGATGCGCTGCCGGCCAAGATCGAGCGGGTTCTGACCCACCACAACGCGCTTCGGCGCGGCCTCGGCATCGAGGAGGTGAACGCCGAAGCGCTGCTCGCCGAACTCACCGCGATCGCGCCCAAAATCCTGCCCTTCGCAGACACCGTCTGGTCGCTCCTCGACGACCAGCGTCGGGCCGGCAAGCGCATCCTGTTCGAGGGCGCGCAGGGCGCGCTGCTCGACGTCGATCACGGCACCTACCCCTTCGTCACCTCCTCGAACATCGTGGCCGCTCAGGCGGCGACGGGGTCCGGCCTCGGCCCGGGCGCGATCGGCTACGTGCTCGGCATCGCCAAGGCCTACACGACCCGGGTCGGCGAGGGGCCGTTTCCCACCGAGCTGCATGACGAGATCGGCGAGACCATCGGTGCCCGTGGCCGCGAGTTCGGCGTCAATACGGGCCGCAAGCGCCGCTGCGGCTGGTTCGACGCGGTCCTGGTGCGCCAGACGGTTCGGACCTCCGGCATCCATGGCATCGCGCTCACCAAGCTCGATATCCTCGACGGGTTCGACGAGATCCGCGTCTGCACCAGCTACAAGCTCGACGGGCAGACGATCGACCACCTGCCGGCGAGCCAAGCCGCGCAGGCCCGGGTCGAGCCGGTCTACGAGACCATTCCGGGCTGGTCGGAGACGACTGCGGGCGCGAGATCCTGGGCAGATCTGCCGGCGCAGGCCATCAAGTATGTCCGCCGGATCGAAGAGCTGATCGGGGCGCCGGTGGCGCTGCTGTCGACGTCGCCCGAGCGTGACGATACCATTCTGATGCAGAATCCCTTCGAGGATTGA
- a CDS encoding D-amino-acid transaminase, producing the protein MTAPRIVYLNGVFLPFEEARVPIMDRGFLFADGIYEVSAIIDGKLVDNAAHLARLDRSLGEIGIRNPHDAAGWEKLQTELVARNGVREGLVYMQVTRGVAERDFAFPKAGTEPTVMMFTQAKTVLANPLAETGARVITVEDLRWKRRDIKSVALLAQVLAKQQAAEAGVAEAWMVEDGAVTEGSSSTAFIVSRERVLVTRPLSTALLPGITRACVLKLAGEADLKVEERLFSVAEAYDAQEAFYTSASAFVMPVVEIDGRSIGESGPGPLTQRLRELYIEAARQG; encoded by the coding sequence GTGACCGCTCCCCGCATCGTCTACCTCAACGGCGTATTCCTTCCTTTCGAGGAGGCGCGCGTACCGATCATGGACCGTGGCTTCCTGTTCGCGGACGGAATCTACGAGGTCTCGGCGATTATCGACGGCAAGCTCGTCGACAACGCCGCGCATCTCGCCCGCCTGGATCGCTCGCTCGGCGAGATCGGCATCCGCAACCCGCACGACGCGGCCGGATGGGAGAAGCTGCAGACCGAGCTCGTCGCGCGCAACGGCGTCCGCGAGGGGCTCGTCTACATGCAGGTCACCCGCGGTGTCGCCGAGCGCGACTTCGCCTTCCCGAAGGCCGGGACAGAGCCGACCGTGATGATGTTCACGCAGGCCAAGACCGTCCTGGCCAACCCGCTCGCCGAGACCGGCGCCCGGGTCATCACCGTCGAGGACCTGCGTTGGAAGCGGCGGGACATCAAGTCGGTCGCCCTGCTGGCGCAGGTTCTCGCCAAGCAGCAGGCCGCCGAGGCCGGTGTCGCCGAGGCCTGGATGGTCGAGGATGGCGCCGTGACCGAAGGCTCGTCGTCCACAGCGTTCATCGTGAGCCGCGAGCGCGTGCTCGTCACGCGGCCGCTCTCGACGGCGCTGCTGCCGGGCATCACCCGGGCCTGCGTGTTGAAGCTCGCCGGGGAGGCTGACCTCAAGGTCGAGGAGCGGTTGTTCTCGGTCGCCGAGGCCTACGACGCCCAGGAGGCGTTCTACACCAGCGCCTCAGCCTTCGTGATGCCGGTGGTCGAGATCGACGGCCGGTCGATCGGCGAGAGCGGCCCCGGTCCGCTGACCCAGCGCCTGCGCGAACTTTATATCGAAGCCGCGCGTCAGGGTTGA
- the purB gene encoding adenylosuccinate lyase, translated as MIPRYSRPTMTAIWSPESRFKIWFEIEAHATTALAEIGVVPKAAAETIWAKGKDAAFDVARIDEIEAVTKHDVIAFLTHLAEIVGPEARFVHQGMTSSDVLDTCLNVQLVRAADILIADVDALLAALKSRALEHKLTPTIGRSHGIHAEPVTFGLKLAQAYAEFERNRHRLVAAREEVATCAISGAVGTFANIDPRVEQYVAEKMGLTAEPVSTQVIPRDRHAMFFATLGVVASSLERLAIEIRHLQRTEVLEAEEFFSEGQKGSSAMPHKRNPVLTENITGLARMVRGYVVPAMENVALWHERDISHSSVERMIGPDATVTLDFALARMTGVIEKLLIYPANMQKNLDRLGGLVHSQRVLLALTQAGVSREDSYRLVQRNAMPVWRGEGDFLALLKADAEVTAALTPEQIEECFDLGYHFKHVDTIFARVFGAA; from the coding sequence ATGATCCCCCGTTACAGCCGCCCGACGATGACGGCGATCTGGTCGCCCGAGAGTCGCTTCAAGATCTGGTTCGAGATCGAGGCCCATGCCACCACGGCGCTGGCCGAGATCGGTGTCGTGCCGAAGGCGGCGGCGGAGACGATCTGGGCCAAGGGCAAGGATGCGGCGTTCGACGTGGCCCGCATCGACGAGATCGAGGCGGTGACGAAGCACGACGTCATCGCGTTCCTCACCCACCTCGCCGAAATCGTCGGCCCGGAGGCGCGCTTCGTCCACCAGGGCATGACCTCGTCGGACGTGCTCGACACCTGTCTCAACGTCCAGCTCGTGCGTGCCGCCGACATCCTGATCGCCGATGTCGACGCGCTGCTGGCGGCCCTGAAAAGCCGGGCGCTGGAGCACAAGCTCACCCCCACCATCGGCCGCTCACACGGCATCCATGCCGAGCCGGTGACCTTCGGCCTCAAGCTCGCACAGGCCTATGCCGAGTTCGAGCGCAACCGCCATCGCCTGGTCGCAGCCCGCGAGGAGGTCGCCACCTGTGCGATCTCGGGCGCGGTCGGCACCTTCGCCAACATCGATCCGCGGGTTGAGCAATACGTCGCCGAGAAGATGGGCCTGACCGCCGAGCCGGTCTCGACCCAGGTCATCCCGCGCGACCGCCACGCGATGTTCTTCGCGACGCTGGGCGTCGTCGCCTCGTCACTCGAGCGCTTGGCCATCGAGATCCGCCACCTGCAGCGCACCGAGGTGCTCGAAGCGGAGGAGTTCTTCTCCGAAGGTCAAAAGGGATCTTCGGCGATGCCGCACAAGCGCAACCCGGTGCTCACCGAGAATATCACCGGCCTCGCCCGGATGGTCCGGGGCTACGTCGTCCCAGCCATGGAGAACGTGGCGCTCTGGCACGAGCGCGACATCTCGCATTCCTCCGTGGAGCGGATGATCGGCCCGGATGCTACGGTGACCCTCGATTTCGCGCTGGCCCGCATGACCGGGGTGATCGAGAAGCTGCTGATCTACCCGGCCAACATGCAGAAGAACCTCGACCGCCTTGGCGGCTTGGTCCACTCGCAGCGGGTGCTGCTGGCGCTCACCCAGGCCGGCGTGTCCCGCGAAGATTCATACCGGCTGGTCCAGCGCAACGCGATGCCGGTCTGGCGCGGGGAGGGCGACTTCCTGGCTCTGCTGAAAGCGGATGCCGAGGTGACGGCGGCGCTGACGCCCGAGCAGATCGAGGAATGCTTCGACCTCGGCTATCACTTTAAGCACGTCGACACGATCTTCGCGCGCGTCTTCGGCGCAGCCTGA
- a CDS encoding arginyltransferase, whose protein sequence is MTSHPRDTPQFYLTAPSPCPYLPGQEERKVFTHLVGRRARDLNEILTQGGFRRSQTIAYRPACETCRGCISVRVVVDDFQPTASQKRILARNDDWIGAPEPNRPASEQYALFRRYLDARHGDGGMVDMTVLDYAMMIEDSHVDTHLVSYRRRGPDTAITGRGFGPPLAYSLTDVLADGLSMVYSFYDPEEAGRSPGTYMILDHIQRARRLGLPYLYLGYWVEGSRKMDYKSRFRPQERLMGQGWVRVP, encoded by the coding sequence GTGACGAGTCACCCGCGCGACACTCCGCAATTCTACCTGACCGCGCCTTCGCCGTGCCCGTACCTTCCGGGCCAGGAGGAGCGAAAGGTGTTCACGCATCTGGTCGGGCGCCGTGCCCGGGACCTCAACGAGATCCTGACCCAGGGTGGCTTCCGCCGCTCGCAGACCATCGCGTATCGCCCGGCCTGCGAGACCTGCCGCGGCTGCATCTCGGTGCGGGTGGTGGTGGATGACTTTCAGCCGACCGCTAGCCAGAAGCGGATCCTGGCGCGCAACGACGACTGGATCGGCGCGCCGGAACCGAATCGCCCAGCCTCGGAGCAGTACGCTCTGTTCCGCCGTTACCTCGACGCCCGCCACGGCGATGGCGGCATGGTCGACATGACGGTGCTCGACTACGCCATGATGATCGAGGACAGCCACGTCGACACGCATCTGGTTTCGTACCGGCGGCGTGGTCCGGACACGGCGATTACCGGCCGCGGGTTCGGCCCGCCGCTCGCCTACAGCCTCACCGACGTCCTCGCGGACGGCCTGTCGATGGTCTACTCGTTCTACGATCCGGAGGAGGCCGGGCGCTCGCCGGGCACCTACATGATCCTCGACCACATCCAGCGCGCCCGTCGCCTCGGGCTGCCGTATCTCTACCTCGGCTATTGGGTCGAGGGCTCGCGCAAGATGGATTACAAATCCCGGTTTCGCCCGCAGGAGCGCCTGATGGGACAGGGCTGGGTCCGCGTGCCCTGA
- a CDS encoding RDD family protein — protein MQNPQPGYAEQRYEAPGYAASLPIPFVRASLGARTVAYLLDILFIFGFTALLTLLITVVGVVTFGLGWTLFAVLPASGVIYSAITVGGAKQSTIGQRLMGLRVVAPERGGPVDFISAAVHALLFYVAVSTFLLWCLDVAFGLMRADRRLGHDLLLGLAVVHDR, from the coding sequence ATGCAGAATCCCCAACCCGGTTATGCCGAGCAGCGCTACGAGGCCCCCGGCTACGCGGCTTCGCTGCCCATCCCGTTCGTGCGTGCCAGCCTCGGGGCCCGCACCGTCGCGTACCTCCTCGATATCCTGTTCATCTTCGGCTTCACCGCCCTGTTGACGCTGTTGATCACGGTCGTCGGCGTGGTGACCTTCGGGCTCGGCTGGACCTTGTTTGCGGTGCTTCCGGCGAGCGGCGTGATCTACAGCGCCATCACGGTGGGAGGAGCCAAGCAGAGCACCATCGGGCAGCGCCTGATGGGCCTCCGGGTTGTCGCCCCCGAGCGCGGCGGCCCCGTGGACTTCATCAGCGCGGCTGTCCACGCGCTGCTGTTCTACGTTGCGGTCTCGACCTTCCTTCTGTGGTGCCTCGATGTCGCATTCGGCCTGATGCGCGCCGATCGACGCCTGGGCCACGACCTGCTGCTCGGCCTGGCCGTCGTCCACGACCGCTGA